The Candidatus Atribacteria bacterium genome has a segment encoding these proteins:
- a CDS encoding sigma-54-dependent Fis family transcriptional regulator has product MKQFNKKDEMIKDQKNLKNIEPVRVSPEELNRRREKNKIWFSSIVSLLEKFISKIKKKDFFISFIDSDRVVLKTISPNGEEGVFTEGVIISKDFFGTTSIERSLTRHEEVEIIGSNHSLLQLKDWACASSPIRDFEGNIYGVISLATKKNNYPVYGLGIISALSLAVEKEVRLREISENSKLSKKYLDIISKGTKDGIICLDEEAKILYLNENAGEILRVDIKNSLGKLIVDIVDFDPVILSVFKTHEGYTDREFIINSPLWGTLHFIKSAVVVRDEKGNFAGVVDFFREINRVRKFVTSYIGAQAKFNFSDIIGNSPKLKEAIRISKIAAKSNSNVLILGETGTGKEMFAQAIHYEGIRRKEPFMVINCGAIPRELAESEFFGYEPGTFTGADKKGRPGKFELANGGTIFLDEIGEFPLGLQVKLLRIIQERSVIRIGGVRSIAINIRIIAASNKDLSREIDNGNFRKDLFHRLNVIQINPPPLKERTEDIPILVNYFVEKLSIKLQKTISKIDPSFIKPLTTYHFPGNVRELENIIERALNICENNELNISHLPGEIIKSNPSLKSIGETKKESLIQVLQDTKWNISKTAKILGISRPTVYHHINKWHIQKKF; this is encoded by the coding sequence AGCTAAATAGAAGAAGGGAAAAAAATAAGATTTGGTTCTCTTCAATAGTCTCCCTTTTGGAAAAATTTATTTCTAAAATAAAAAAGAAAGATTTTTTTATTTCCTTTATAGATTCTGACAGAGTCGTTTTAAAGACAATCTCACCAAACGGAGAAGAGGGAGTTTTCACAGAAGGTGTTATTATCAGCAAAGATTTTTTTGGAACTACCTCGATAGAGCGTTCTCTTACTCGCCATGAAGAAGTAGAAATAATAGGATCTAATCATTCCTTATTACAATTAAAAGATTGGGCTTGTGCTTCTTCCCCCATTCGCGATTTTGAAGGAAATATTTATGGCGTTATCTCTCTTGCTACCAAAAAAAATAACTACCCGGTTTATGGATTAGGAATCATCTCCGCCCTTTCTCTTGCCGTAGAAAAAGAGGTAAGATTAAGAGAAATATCAGAAAATTCAAAGCTCTCAAAAAAATACCTGGATATAATAAGTAAAGGAACAAAAGACGGAATCATCTGTCTTGATGAAGAGGCAAAAATTTTATATTTAAATGAAAATGCCGGAGAAATACTCCGCGTTGATATAAAAAACTCATTAGGAAAACTTATTGTGGATATTGTAGATTTCGATCCGGTTATTTTATCTGTCTTTAAAACACATGAAGGCTATACTGACCGGGAGTTTATCATTAATAGTCCTCTTTGGGGAACACTTCATTTTATAAAAAGCGCCGTAGTGGTAAGAGACGAAAAGGGAAATTTTGCCGGGGTTGTAGATTTCTTTAGAGAAATAAATAGGGTAAGAAAATTTGTTACTTCATATATTGGTGCTCAAGCAAAATTTAATTTTTCAGATATTATAGGCAACAGTCCTAAATTGAAAGAAGCAATTAGAATTTCTAAAATTGCCGCAAAATCTAATTCCAACGTCTTAATTCTAGGAGAAACCGGCACCGGGAAAGAAATGTTCGCCCAGGCCATCCACTATGAGGGAATAAGAAGAAAAGAACCCTTTATGGTGATAAACTGCGGGGCAATACCCAGAGAACTTGCCGAAAGTGAATTCTTCGGATATGAGCCAGGAACTTTTACCGGGGCAGATAAAAAAGGAAGACCTGGAAAATTTGAACTTGCCAATGGGGGTACTATTTTCCTTGATGAAATTGGTGAATTTCCTCTGGGGCTTCAGGTAAAACTTTTAAGAATTATTCAGGAAAGAAGCGTTATCCGAATTGGAGGTGTAAGATCAATAGCGATAAATATTAGGATAATCGCTGCCTCCAATAAAGATTTATCAAGGGAAATAGATAATGGAAACTTTAGAAAGGACTTATTCCACAGGCTAAATGTAATACAAATTAATCCCCCCCCTCTAAAGGAAAGAACTGAAGATATTCCAATTTTAGTGAATTATTTTGTGGAAAAGCTTTCAATAAAATTACAAAAAACTATATCAAAAATAGATCCTTCATTTATCAAACCCCTTACTACTTATCACTTTCCGGGAAACGTCAGAGAGCTTGAAAATATCATAGAAAGGGCATTAAATATTTGCGAAAATAATGAATTAAATATATCTCATCTCCCTGGTGAAATAATAAAAAGCAATCCTTCCCTTAAATCTATAGGTGAAACAAAAAAAGAATCCTTAATTCAAGTTCTTCAAGATACAAAATGGAATATTTCAAAAACGGCAAAAATTCTGGGAATATCAAGACCTACAGTCTACCACCATATAAACAAGTGGCATATTCAGAAAAAATTCTAA